The proteins below come from a single Streptomyces sp. MRC013 genomic window:
- a CDS encoding ABC transporter substrate-binding protein, protein MTVRSVRPIRCAVAAAAAAALALTAAACSKPGASGGPAAQDGVVVGIAHEPDTLSPLLGYGKDGNSKVFDGLLALDADMRLKPALAAALPEVSADGLTYTYRLRKGVTFSDGEPFGAEDVVFTYRTILDERTNNPSKAELDALRDVRAVGDDTVVFTLKYPYAPFALRTVHAIAPRHAAARQDVNSGPFTTRPVGTGPYVLTGWSKGEKLTFRANPRYWGGEPKVKKLTMAIVKDDDVRATRLRSGDLDGAVLPPALAKGFEGDPGRKTYAATSYDYRTVTLPTRNEVTGDTAVRRALDVAVDRRAMVDEILEGAGRPAHGPVPTGSEWFTGGTERRHDPAGARRILDAAGWKPGPDGVRVRNGVRASFPLWYVSGDKLRQDHALAYASDAKRIGIEITTQAGTWEVIEPRMEHDAVLAGGGSPGDPDFDQYLLLKSTLAGDGFNNMARYDNPAVDAALEKGRRTADKAARKAAYDVVQRELVKNPGYTFLTHIDHLYVLADRWDGPSTQVEPHDHGLAAGPWWNVEDWTPKGAAR, encoded by the coding sequence ATGACCGTCCGATCCGTCCGGCCGATACGCTGCGCGGTCGCCGCGGCCGCGGCCGCGGCCCTGGCCCTCACCGCGGCGGCCTGCTCGAAGCCGGGTGCCTCCGGCGGCCCCGCCGCTCAGGACGGCGTCGTCGTCGGCATCGCCCACGAACCCGACACGCTCAGCCCCCTCCTCGGCTACGGCAAGGACGGCAACTCCAAGGTGTTCGACGGCCTCCTCGCCCTCGACGCCGACATGCGGCTGAAACCCGCCCTCGCCGCCGCCCTGCCCGAGGTGAGCGCCGACGGCCTGACCTACACCTACCGGCTCCGCAAGGGCGTCACCTTCAGCGACGGCGAGCCGTTCGGCGCGGAGGACGTCGTCTTCACGTACCGCACCATCCTCGACGAGCGGACCAACAACCCGTCCAAGGCGGAGCTGGACGCGCTCCGGGACGTCAGGGCGGTCGGCGACGACACCGTCGTCTTCACCCTCAAGTACCCCTACGCGCCCTTCGCCCTGCGCACCGTCCACGCCATCGCCCCCCGGCACGCCGCCGCCCGCCAGGACGTCAACTCCGGGCCGTTCACCACCAGGCCCGTCGGCACCGGCCCGTACGTCCTCACCGGTTGGTCCAAGGGGGAGAAGCTCACCTTCAGGGCCAACCCCCGGTACTGGGGCGGTGAGCCGAAGGTGAAGAAGCTCACCATGGCGATCGTCAAGGACGACGACGTCCGCGCCACCCGGCTCCGCTCCGGCGACCTCGACGGCGCCGTCCTGCCCCCCGCCCTCGCCAAGGGCTTCGAGGGCGACCCCGGCCGGAAGACGTACGCCGCCACCAGCTACGACTACCGGACCGTGACCCTGCCCACCCGCAACGAGGTCACCGGCGACACCGCCGTCCGCCGCGCCCTGGACGTCGCCGTCGACCGCCGGGCCATGGTCGACGAGATCCTCGAGGGCGCCGGCAGGCCCGCCCACGGCCCCGTCCCCACCGGCAGCGAGTGGTTCACCGGGGGAACCGAGCGGCGCCACGACCCGGCGGGGGCGAGGAGGATCCTCGACGCCGCCGGCTGGAAGCCCGGACCCGACGGCGTCCGCGTCAGGAACGGCGTCCGCGCCTCCTTCCCGCTCTGGTACGTCTCCGGCGACAAGCTCCGCCAGGACCACGCCCTCGCCTACGCTTCCGACGCCAAGAGGATCGGCATCGAGATCACCACCCAGGCCGGCACGTGGGAGGTCATCGAACCGCGCATGGAGCACGACGCCGTCCTCGCCGGCGGCGGCTCGCCCGGCGACCCCGACTTCGACCAGTACCTCCTGCTGAAGTCCACCCTCGCCGGCGACGGCTTCAACAACATGGCCCGGTACGACAACCCGGCCGTCGACGCGGCCCTGGAGAAGGGCCGCAGGACCGCCGACAAGGCCGCCCGGAAGGCCGCCTACGACGTAGTCCAGCGGGAGCTCGTGAAGAACCCCGGCTACACCTTCCTCACCCACATCGACCACCTGTACGTGCTCGCCGACCGGTGGGACGGCCCGTCCACCCAGGTCGAGCCGCACGACCACGGCCTCGCCGCCGGCCCCTGGTGGAACGTCGAGGACTGGACCCCCAAGGGCGCCGCGAGGTGA
- a CDS encoding ABC transporter permease — MAEPVRKAAGPVGEAAAPRAWRSHGRTRRSTRTVRVALSAAVTGAVLLAVLLVPPLVQLDQQAVDLSLRLRPPSAAHPFGTDDMGRDLLLRCVYGLRVSLLVGLVAALAATVVGTAVGTLAAAFGGRTDRLVMRVVDTFASVPHLLLGVFVVAMFRPGVWPVIVSVAVTHWLSTARIVRSEVLSLRSRPYVDAAVSGGASRLRVTVRHLLPAVLPQAGLAAVLMVPHAMWHESALSFLGLGLPAHQASLGNLVQTARGSLLAGDWWPTLFPGLLLVVPTLAVAGLAGAWRERLDPRRRSELML, encoded by the coding sequence ATGGCTGAACCCGTCCGCAAGGCCGCCGGACCCGTGGGCGAGGCCGCCGCGCCGCGCGCCTGGAGGTCCCACGGCCGTACGCGCCGTTCCACCCGGACCGTCCGCGTCGCCCTCTCCGCCGCGGTCACCGGCGCCGTCCTCCTCGCCGTGCTCCTCGTACCGCCGCTGGTCCAGCTCGACCAGCAGGCCGTCGACCTGTCGCTAAGGCTCAGGCCGCCCTCGGCCGCCCACCCCTTCGGCACCGACGACATGGGCCGCGACCTGCTGCTGCGCTGCGTCTACGGACTGCGGGTCTCGCTCCTCGTCGGGCTGGTCGCCGCGCTCGCGGCCACCGTCGTCGGCACGGCCGTCGGCACCCTGGCGGCGGCCTTCGGCGGCCGGACCGACCGGCTCGTCATGCGGGTCGTCGACACCTTCGCCTCCGTGCCGCACCTGCTGCTCGGCGTCTTCGTCGTGGCGATGTTCCGGCCGGGGGTGTGGCCCGTCATCGTCTCGGTCGCGGTGACCCACTGGCTGTCCACCGCCCGGATCGTCCGCTCCGAGGTGCTGTCGCTGCGGTCCCGCCCGTACGTCGACGCCGCCGTCTCCGGCGGCGCGTCCCGCCTGCGCGTCACCGTGCGCCACCTGCTGCCCGCCGTCCTGCCGCAGGCGGGCCTCGCGGCGGTGCTGATGGTGCCGCACGCCATGTGGCACGAGTCCGCGCTCTCCTTCCTCGGCCTCGGCCTCCCCGCCCACCAGGCGAGCCTCGGCAACCTGGTGCAGACGGCGCGCGGTTCGCTGCTCGCCGGCGACTGGTGGCCGACCCTGTTCCCCGGGCTGCTCCTCGTCGTCCCGACCCTCGCCGTCGCCGGCCTGGCCGGAGCCTGGCGGGAACGGCTCGACCCCCGCCGCCGATCGGAGCTGATGTTGTGA
- a CDS encoding pentapeptide repeat-containing protein yields MSPRTPHTDRADLRADCADCFGLCCVALPFARSADFAADKPAGTPCGNLGDDFRCGVHARLRDSGYTGCTVFDCFGAGQKVSRVTFGGRDWRADPESAGTMFAVFPVVRQLHELLRYAAEALDLAAARPVHRELRRRHDEIDALTRRDARTLLTLDVPALRAEVNALLLRASELARSGVPGRREDHRGADLTGARLRGVRLRGASLRGARLIAADLTGADLREADLTGADLRGADLSGADLTGALFLTQPQLTAARGDGATRVPAALRRPGHWAA; encoded by the coding sequence GTGTCCCCCCGCACCCCGCACACCGACAGAGCCGATCTCCGGGCCGACTGCGCCGACTGCTTCGGGCTCTGCTGTGTGGCGCTGCCCTTCGCCCGGTCCGCCGACTTCGCCGCCGACAAGCCCGCCGGCACGCCCTGCGGGAACCTCGGCGACGACTTCCGCTGCGGCGTCCACGCGCGGCTGCGCGACAGCGGCTACACGGGCTGCACGGTCTTCGACTGCTTCGGGGCGGGCCAGAAGGTGTCCCGGGTGACGTTCGGCGGCCGTGACTGGCGGGCCGACCCGGAGTCGGCGGGCACGATGTTCGCGGTGTTCCCCGTCGTGCGGCAGTTGCACGAGCTCCTGCGGTACGCGGCGGAGGCCCTGGACCTCGCGGCGGCCCGGCCCGTCCACCGGGAGCTGCGCCGCCGCCACGACGAGATCGACGCCCTGACCCGCCGCGACGCGCGGACCCTGCTGACGCTGGACGTCCCGGCGCTGCGGGCGGAGGTGAACGCCCTGCTGCTGCGCGCCAGCGAGCTGGCCCGGTCGGGCGTGCCGGGGCGCCGCGAGGACCACCGGGGCGCCGATCTGACGGGGGCGCGGCTGCGCGGCGTGAGGCTGCGGGGCGCGAGCCTGCGCGGTGCCCGTCTGATCGCCGCCGACCTGACCGGCGCGGACCTGCGCGAGGCCGACCTGACCGGCGCGGACCTGCGGGGCGCCGACCTGTCGGGCGCGGACCTGACGGGGGCGCTGTTCCTGACGCAGCCCCAGCTCACCGCCGCCCGGGGCGACGGCGCGACGCGGGTCCCCGCCGCGCTGCGGCGCCCGGGGCACTGGGCGGCGTAG
- a CDS encoding ABC transporter ATP-binding protein, with protein sequence MRGGRRVAAVDGVDFDLAAGECLALVGESGCGKSVLASALLGLLPGNAQTAGTAVLTGPDDAPGTGVDLLAADERTLARTVRGRRVGLVPQSPAAHLTPVRTVRAHLEETLRELAGTPRGELRAAVVAAARRASFPAELLDHHPHELSGGQAQRAATALALVGDAPLLLADEPTTGLDRDLVERTVDELRRHADEGRALLMITHDLAAAERIADRVAVMYAGRIVETAPADRFFGAAGPRHPYARGLLAALPERDFTPVPGMPPELDALPEGCAFAARCDRRTDACRVLPRLTGGVACHHAAPDGGPSGGAASAAAGEATRA encoded by the coding sequence ATGCGCGGCGGCCGCCGCGTCGCCGCGGTCGACGGCGTGGACTTCGACCTCGCCGCGGGGGAGTGCCTCGCCCTCGTCGGCGAGAGCGGGTGCGGCAAGTCCGTCCTCGCCTCCGCGCTGCTCGGCCTCCTCCCCGGCAACGCCCAGACCGCCGGAACCGCCGTCCTCACCGGCCCGGACGACGCCCCCGGCACGGGCGTCGACCTGCTCGCCGCCGACGAGCGCACCCTCGCCCGCACCGTCCGGGGGCGGCGCGTCGGCCTCGTACCGCAGTCCCCCGCCGCCCACCTGACGCCCGTGCGGACCGTGCGCGCCCACCTGGAGGAGACGCTGCGCGAGCTGGCCGGCACCCCGAGGGGGGAGCTGCGCGCCGCGGTCGTCGCGGCGGCCCGGCGGGCCTCCTTCCCCGCCGAGCTCCTCGACCACCACCCGCACGAGCTGTCCGGCGGCCAGGCGCAGCGGGCCGCCACCGCGCTCGCCCTCGTCGGGGACGCGCCGCTGCTGCTCGCGGACGAACCGACGACCGGCCTCGACCGCGACCTCGTCGAACGGACCGTCGACGAGCTGCGGCGCCACGCCGACGAGGGCCGGGCACTGCTGATGATCACCCACGACCTGGCGGCGGCCGAGCGGATCGCGGACCGGGTCGCCGTCATGTACGCGGGCCGGATCGTCGAGACGGCCCCCGCCGACCGCTTCTTCGGCGCGGCCGGCCCCCGCCACCCGTACGCGCGGGGCCTCCTGGCCGCCCTGCCGGAACGGGACTTCACGCCCGTCCCCGGCATGCCCCCGGAGCTGGACGCCCTGCCGGAGGGCTGCGCCTTCGCCGCCCGCTGCGACCGCCGCACGGACGCCTGCCGGGTGCTGCCGCGCCTCACCGGCGGTGTCGCCTGCCACCACGCCGCGCCGGACGGCGGCCCGTCCGGCGGCGCCGCCTCCGCCGCCGCCGGGGAGGCCACCCGTGCTTGA
- a CDS encoding ABC transporter permease — MTRRPPWGPMARMAGRRALSAVPVLLLVTFGVFAVAAASPFDPVRAYAGTAGLTASQENLDQLRANLGADRPLVSRWWDWLTSALTGDLGDSSTMRQPVADVIAERVGWSALLAATAFAVAVLLGTVLGVLAARRPGGALDRTATGLAYTLEAAPAFWLGLLAVWLFALELGVLPAGGLTDTASDTVTFGQVAPHLVLPALVLGASQLPWFLLYVRQGVADALDEDPVRGARARGLRERTVLLGHALRSGMLPVLTLVGTRVPELITGALLVETVFSWPGIAAATVQAATSVDFPLLAALTVLATVAVLLGNLLSDLLYGLADPRVGFDG; from the coding sequence GTGACCCGGCGCCCGCCCTGGGGGCCCATGGCCCGGATGGCGGGGCGCCGGGCCCTGTCCGCCGTCCCCGTCCTCCTCCTCGTCACCTTCGGCGTGTTCGCCGTCGCGGCCGCGTCCCCGTTCGACCCCGTCAGGGCGTACGCCGGCACCGCCGGCCTCACCGCCTCCCAGGAGAACCTCGACCAGCTCCGCGCCAACCTCGGCGCCGACCGGCCGCTGGTCTCCCGCTGGTGGGACTGGCTCACCTCCGCCCTCACCGGCGACCTCGGCGACTCCAGCACCATGCGGCAGCCCGTCGCCGACGTCATCGCCGAGCGCGTCGGCTGGTCGGCGCTGCTCGCCGCCACCGCGTTCGCCGTCGCCGTCCTCCTCGGCACCGTCCTCGGCGTCCTGGCGGCCCGGCGCCCCGGCGGCGCGCTCGACCGGACCGCCACGGGCCTCGCCTACACCCTCGAAGCGGCCCCGGCGTTCTGGCTCGGACTGCTCGCCGTCTGGCTGTTCGCGCTGGAGCTCGGCGTCCTGCCGGCCGGCGGCCTCACCGACACGGCCAGCGACACCGTCACCTTCGGACAGGTCGCCCCCCACCTGGTCCTGCCGGCCCTCGTCCTCGGCGCCTCCCAGCTGCCCTGGTTCCTGCTGTACGTCAGGCAGGGCGTCGCCGACGCGCTCGACGAGGACCCGGTGCGCGGCGCCCGCGCCCGCGGCCTGCGCGAACGCACGGTCCTGCTCGGGCACGCGCTGCGGTCCGGCATGCTGCCGGTGCTCACCCTCGTCGGCACCCGCGTGCCCGAACTCATCACCGGCGCGCTGCTCGTCGAGACCGTCTTCAGCTGGCCCGGCATCGCCGCGGCGACCGTCCAGGCCGCCACGTCCGTGGACTTCCCGCTGCTGGCCGCCCTCACCGTCCTCGCCACCGTCGCCGTCCTCCTCGGCAACCTCCTCTCCGACCTGCTGTACGGACTGGCCGACCCGAGGGTGGGCTTCGATGGCTGA
- a CDS encoding lyase translates to MPRQDTFTVPEFYLPFEDGGAPGGDRANAAATAWAVDRGLIEAEAAEQFAGIGFGHLAARVGRGAPPGRLLLLARWMAWSFVLDDQHDLLIRADRLDDWRPLSDAIAHHARGRPADAPAAARGNPLVSSFAELYDRVVAGMTPLLRDRHRHHVPRMLRSLDEEAANRRPGHRPTVEEYVLTRRHSSQLLPMMNMVEAARGVEVPGEVHTSPALEELARSAIDVISWGNDVFSLPKEHSCGDTNNLAVLLVRWHGLTLPEAVRAVEERIRARVGDFLAAVRDLPRALDALGVTGSAARTAVEHRVRGYEDWMIGADLWQRHDCTRYRDERFAAGLEAAYTRPDLVPAG, encoded by the coding sequence ATGCCCCGTCAGGACACCTTCACGGTCCCGGAGTTTTACCTCCCCTTCGAGGACGGCGGGGCGCCGGGCGGCGACCGCGCCAACGCCGCGGCGACCGCCTGGGCGGTCGACCGCGGCCTGATCGAGGCGGAGGCGGCCGAACAGTTCGCGGGCATCGGCTTCGGCCACCTCGCCGCACGCGTGGGCCGCGGCGCGCCCCCCGGGCGACTGCTCCTGCTGGCCCGGTGGATGGCCTGGTCGTTCGTCCTCGACGACCAGCACGACCTGCTCATCAGGGCCGACCGCCTCGACGACTGGCGGCCCCTCTCCGACGCCATCGCGCACCACGCCCGCGGCAGGCCGGCCGACGCGCCGGCCGCCGCCCGCGGCAACCCGCTGGTGTCCTCCTTCGCCGAACTGTACGACCGCGTCGTGGCGGGGATGACCCCTCTGCTCCGGGACCGCCACCGCCACCACGTCCCGCGCATGCTGCGCTCCCTGGACGAGGAGGCCGCCAACCGCCGTCCCGGGCACCGCCCCACCGTCGAGGAGTACGTCCTGACCCGCCGGCACAGCTCGCAGCTCCTGCCCATGATGAACATGGTGGAGGCCGCCCGGGGCGTCGAGGTGCCCGGGGAAGTCCACACGAGCCCCGCCCTGGAGGAGCTCGCCCGGAGCGCCATCGACGTCATCTCCTGGGGCAACGACGTCTTCTCCCTCCCCAAGGAGCACTCCTGCGGCGACACCAACAACCTCGCCGTCCTCCTCGTCCGGTGGCACGGCCTCACCCTGCCCGAGGCCGTGCGGGCCGTCGAGGAGCGCATCCGCGCCCGCGTCGGGGACTTCCTCGCCGCCGTCCGCGACCTGCCCCGCGCCCTCGACGCCCTCGGCGTCACCGGTTCCGCCGCCCGCACCGCGGTGGAACACCGCGTCCGCGGTTACGAGGACTGGATGATCGGCGCCGACCTCTGGCAGCGCCACGACTGCACGCGGTACCGGGACGAGCGGTTCGCCGCGGGCCTCGAAGCCGCGTACACGCGCCCGGACCTGGTCCCGGCGGGGTGA
- a CDS encoding PIG-L deacetylase family protein, whose amino-acid sequence MRDQESPPTDRPAAARLRPMPEDWGKALAVVAHPDDLEYGCSAAVAGWTDAGREVVYTLATRGEAGIDGLAPPVCAPLREREQRASAAAVGVGEVEFLGHRDGVVEYGVGLRRDVTAAIRRHRPELLVTLNHHDTWGGGAWNTPDHVAVGRAVLDAAADAGNRWIFPEQAEQGLEPWDGVRWVAVAGSPRPTHAVDARPGLERAVRSLLEHRTYIGALTDREPEAYCRDLLTGGARSAAGLFGGVPAVTFELFPR is encoded by the coding sequence ATGAGGGACCAGGAGAGCCCGCCGACGGACCGTCCGGCGGCCGCCCGGCTGCGGCCGATGCCCGAGGACTGGGGGAAGGCGCTCGCCGTCGTCGCGCACCCCGACGACCTGGAGTACGGCTGCTCCGCCGCCGTCGCGGGCTGGACCGACGCCGGGCGCGAGGTGGTGTACACGCTCGCCACGCGCGGCGAGGCGGGGATCGACGGCCTGGCACCCCCGGTCTGCGCGCCGTTGCGCGAGCGGGAGCAGCGGGCGAGCGCGGCGGCCGTCGGCGTCGGCGAGGTGGAGTTCCTCGGCCACCGGGACGGCGTCGTCGAGTACGGCGTCGGCCTGCGCCGCGACGTCACCGCCGCGATCCGCCGCCACCGCCCCGAGCTGCTGGTCACGCTCAACCACCACGACACCTGGGGCGGCGGCGCGTGGAACACCCCCGACCACGTCGCCGTGGGGCGCGCCGTGCTCGACGCGGCCGCCGACGCGGGCAACCGCTGGATCTTCCCCGAACAGGCCGAGCAGGGCCTCGAACCGTGGGACGGAGTCCGCTGGGTGGCCGTCGCGGGGTCACCCCGCCCCACCCACGCCGTCGACGCGCGGCCCGGCCTGGAACGCGCCGTACGCTCCCTGCTGGAGCACCGCACGTACATCGGGGCGCTGACGGACCGGGAGCCGGAGGCGTACTGCCGGGACCTCCTCACCGGCGGCGCCCGGTCGGCCGCCGGGCTGTTCGGCGGCGTGCCCGCGGTCACCTTCGAACTGTTCCCGCGCTGA
- a CDS encoding ATP-binding cassette domain-containing protein, translated as MLELASLTAGYDRRAPVFRDVSLTVAPGEAVGLLGPSGCGKSTLARVAALLHRPDAGRVVLDGRVVPGWRHRAPRELRTAVGVVFQQPRSAADPRLRLRDLIAEPLRATGRRAEAAGSTAELAHRVGLTGDLLSRRPHEVSDGQLQRACLARALALRPRWLVCDEMTAMLDASTTAALVAVVEEYRREHGAGLLAVGHDRVLLDRWCDRTVHWASLAPATALPGADAATGA; from the coding sequence GTGCTTGAGCTCGCCTCCCTCACCGCCGGGTACGACCGCCGCGCCCCCGTCTTCCGGGACGTCTCGCTGACCGTCGCCCCCGGCGAGGCGGTCGGCCTGCTCGGCCCGAGCGGCTGCGGCAAGTCCACGCTCGCCCGCGTCGCCGCCCTGCTGCACCGGCCCGACGCGGGCCGCGTCGTCCTCGACGGCCGGGTGGTGCCCGGCTGGCGCCACCGCGCACCGCGCGAGTTGCGCACCGCGGTCGGCGTCGTCTTCCAGCAGCCCCGCTCCGCCGCCGACCCCCGGCTGCGCCTGCGCGACCTGATCGCCGAACCCCTGCGCGCCACCGGGCGCCGCGCCGAGGCCGCGGGGAGCACCGCCGAACTCGCCCACCGCGTCGGCCTCACCGGCGACCTGCTGTCCCGCCGACCCCACGAGGTCAGCGACGGCCAGCTCCAGCGCGCCTGCCTCGCCCGCGCCCTGGCGCTGCGCCCGCGCTGGCTGGTGTGCGACGAGATGACCGCCATGCTCGACGCGTCCACCACGGCCGCGCTGGTCGCCGTCGTCGAGGAGTACCGCCGCGAACACGGCGCCGGGCTCCTCGCGGTGGGCCACGACCGGGTCCTGCTGGACCGCTGGTGCGACCGGACCGTGCACTGGGCGTCGCTGGCCCCGGCCACCGCGCTCCCGGGCGCGGACGCCGCGACGGGCGCGTGA
- a CDS encoding AAA family ATPase, with protein sequence MATAGERRGRGAVPLLEREPELLTVERALDELCGEPPGGGRASRQGGVIGFAGAAGLGKTTLLALLRRSAAARGCTVLSARGGEQERRVPFHVMRRLVQPVFAAMPEDERRRVLGDWYDIVAPATGLSAPKPGANPDPQGVRDGLDWVVANLSVRGGPVVLVIDDVHWADPESLAWLTAFAARAGDLGMLIAVACRPDELPSEALPLYHLVARDRSRAHELLPLTAAAVGRIVRAALGEDADEPFCRECWAVTGGNPFEVVELTAKGGDRGLVPREESIPQLRDLASAVKGGGLVERLEQLGPSAVRLAWAAAVVGDGGPAGIVGTVAALGGAQFGDAAGRLEAARILTARPGPEREPVVEFCHPLIATAVYRSIPHGVRVGMHGVAAQALVDEGHGAAAAARHMLEMHPEGDPWVVRQLRRAARDSFSAGAPEAARRYLARALREPPDAGERARVLFELGSANLPHEPATTVNQLRAALEEPGIEQDLREAVTYRLAQALAHTGRMEQATGLLDEEARRTTSARTRLRMRAEQFKWNAVDAAEHDSRARSRLLSRFADRLTGRGLAERHILGLRAWDAALRGEPAARSLHHAEQALCGGMSWTDQDFGFEVPAVVALTLMYCDQPGRAEELFHDGIAEFEAKGWRGAHLSFAYTLLGYIRFRRGRLAEAEDFVRGGLRIADRAGRGVPAQLYAVGTLVETLLARGRVEEARRIADDYRFGEEPPGTVVSPDPQAVRGRLLLALGRTDEAVRQLAAAGERLEQRGTPNPAWSPWQLDLALALAGRRPGEARRHADEAVARARAFGTAGAVGQALRVAAAVRGPARGLPLLAEAVDRLEQSPAGYELAHALVDHGTALRSAGALGAAARQLHRGMEAAVACGADALAARARDQLAAAGLRPRRPPADERNTLTAREEAAALLAAEGLDDTAVAARLGSDGRTVSELMSAVFTKLGTDRLGLRRALGL encoded by the coding sequence ATGGCGACGGCCGGGGAACGACGGGGACGCGGGGCGGTCCCGCTGCTGGAACGGGAACCCGAACTCCTCACCGTCGAGCGCGCGCTCGACGAGCTGTGCGGCGAGCCCCCCGGCGGGGGACGCGCGTCCCGGCAGGGCGGGGTGATCGGGTTCGCCGGAGCGGCGGGACTGGGGAAGACCACGCTCCTCGCCCTCCTCCGCCGGTCCGCCGCCGCCCGCGGCTGCACCGTGCTGTCCGCACGCGGCGGCGAGCAGGAACGCCGGGTCCCGTTCCACGTGATGCGCCGGCTCGTCCAGCCGGTCTTCGCCGCCATGCCGGAGGACGAGCGCCGGAGGGTGCTCGGCGACTGGTACGACATCGTCGCCCCGGCCACGGGGCTGTCCGCGCCCAAACCCGGCGCCAACCCCGACCCGCAGGGCGTCCGCGACGGCCTGGACTGGGTCGTCGCCAACCTCTCCGTCCGCGGCGGCCCCGTCGTCCTCGTCATCGACGACGTCCACTGGGCCGACCCCGAGTCCCTCGCCTGGCTCACCGCCTTCGCCGCCCGCGCCGGGGACCTCGGCATGCTGATCGCGGTGGCCTGCCGCCCCGACGAGCTCCCGTCCGAAGCCCTGCCCCTGTACCACCTGGTCGCACGCGACCGTTCCCGCGCCCACGAACTGCTCCCGCTCACCGCCGCCGCCGTGGGCCGCATCGTCCGCGCGGCCCTCGGGGAGGACGCCGACGAACCGTTCTGCCGCGAGTGCTGGGCCGTCACCGGCGGCAACCCCTTCGAAGTCGTCGAGCTCACCGCGAAGGGCGGCGACCGCGGCCTCGTCCCGCGCGAGGAGAGCATCCCGCAGCTCCGCGACCTCGCCTCCGCCGTCAAGGGCGGCGGACTCGTGGAACGCCTCGAACAGCTCGGCCCCTCCGCCGTCCGCCTCGCCTGGGCCGCCGCGGTCGTCGGCGACGGCGGCCCCGCCGGCATCGTCGGGACCGTCGCCGCGCTCGGCGGCGCCCAGTTCGGCGACGCGGCCGGGCGGCTGGAGGCGGCCCGCATCCTGACCGCCCGGCCCGGTCCGGAGCGCGAGCCGGTCGTCGAGTTCTGCCACCCGCTCATCGCCACCGCCGTGTACCGGTCGATCCCGCACGGCGTACGCGTCGGCATGCACGGCGTGGCCGCCCAGGCCCTCGTCGACGAGGGGCACGGCGCCGCGGCCGCCGCCCGCCACATGCTGGAGATGCATCCGGAGGGCGACCCCTGGGTCGTCCGGCAGCTCCGCCGCGCCGCCCGCGACAGCTTCTCCGCGGGCGCGCCCGAGGCCGCCCGCCGCTACCTCGCCCGCGCCCTGCGCGAACCCCCGGACGCCGGGGAGCGCGCGCGGGTCCTGTTCGAACTCGGCTCCGCCAACCTGCCGCACGAACCCGCCACCACCGTCAACCAGCTGCGCGCCGCACTGGAGGAGCCCGGGATCGAGCAGGACCTCCGGGAGGCCGTCACGTACCGGCTCGCCCAGGCCCTCGCCCACACCGGCCGCATGGAACAGGCCACCGGCCTCCTCGACGAGGAGGCCCGCCGCACCACCAGCGCCCGCACGCGCCTGCGGATGCGGGCCGAGCAGTTCAAGTGGAACGCGGTCGACGCCGCCGAACACGACTCGCGGGCCCGCTCCCGGCTGCTGTCCCGGTTCGCCGACCGCCTCACCGGACGCGGCCTCGCGGAACGGCACATCCTCGGCCTGCGCGCCTGGGACGCCGCCCTGCGCGGCGAGCCCGCCGCCCGGTCCCTGCACCACGCCGAGCAGGCCCTGTGCGGCGGGATGAGCTGGACCGACCAGGACTTCGGCTTCGAGGTGCCGGCCGTCGTCGCCCTCACGCTGATGTACTGCGACCAGCCCGGCCGCGCCGAGGAGCTGTTCCACGACGGCATCGCCGAGTTCGAGGCGAAGGGCTGGCGCGGTGCCCACCTCTCCTTCGCGTACACGCTCCTGGGCTACATCCGCTTCCGGCGCGGACGGCTCGCGGAGGCCGAGGACTTCGTGCGCGGCGGGCTGCGGATCGCCGACCGGGCCGGCCGCGGCGTCCCCGCCCAGCTGTACGCGGTGGGCACGCTGGTCGAGACGCTCCTGGCCCGGGGCCGCGTCGAGGAGGCCCGGCGGATCGCCGACGACTACCGGTTCGGCGAGGAACCCCCCGGGACCGTCGTCTCCCCCGACCCGCAGGCCGTCCGGGGCAGGCTCCTGCTGGCGCTCGGCCGGACCGACGAGGCGGTCCGGCAGCTGGCGGCGGCCGGCGAACGGCTCGAGCAGCGCGGTACGCCCAACCCGGCCTGGAGCCCCTGGCAGCTGGACCTCGCCCTCGCCCTGGCCGGCCGCCGGCCCGGGGAGGCGCGGCGCCACGCCGACGAAGCCGTCGCCCGGGCCCGCGCGTTCGGCACCGCCGGTGCGGTCGGCCAGGCCCTGCGGGTCGCCGCGGCGGTCCGCGGACCGGCCCGCGGGCTCCCCCTGCTCGCCGAGGCGGTCGACCGCCTGGAGCAGTCGCCCGCCGGGTACGAACTGGCGCACGCGCTGGTCGACCACGGCACCGCGCTGCGCTCCGCCGGCGCCCTCGGCGCGGCCGCGCGGCAGCTCCACCGCGGCATGGAGGCCGCGGTCGCCTGCGGCGCCGACGCCCTCGCCGCCCGGGCCCGCGACCAGCTGGCCGCCGCCGGCCTGCGGCCCCGGCGCCCGCCGGCCGACGAGCGGAACACCCTCACCGCCCGCGAGGAGGCGGCCGCCCTGCTCGCCGCGGAGGGCCTCGACGACACGGCCGTCGCCGCCCGGCTCGGGAGCGACGGGCGGACCGTCTCGGAGCTGATGTCGGCGGTGTTCACCAAGCTCGGCACCGACCGGCTCGGCCTGCGCCGCGCCCTGGGCCTGTGA